A region of Pempheris klunzingeri isolate RE-2024b chromosome 15, fPemKlu1.hap1, whole genome shotgun sequence DNA encodes the following proteins:
- the LOC139213752 gene encoding cytochrome P450 2G1-like — protein sequence MEFSGTVILAGLILALLWLFGVKSSRKYRLPPGPTALSFIGNLDKNAPFKSFLKLSETYGPVMTLHLGWQRTVVLVGYDAVKEALVDQADDFTGRGPVPFLMKATKGYGVTISNGERWRQLRRFTLTTLRDFGMGRKGMDEWIQEESKHLTARIETFKAKPFDPTLLLSRTVSNVICCIVFGERFGYEDKQFLHLMNVIVEILQFLSSPMGVIYNIFYWIMDYLPGHHHTVLAQIEEVKEFIRTKVQEHKETLDPSSPRDYIDCFLTRINQEKDNPTTEFCYENLVSTVLNLFLAGTETTSSTISYALSVLIKYPNIQEKMQQEIDTVIGDASYPSMENRKSLPFTDAVIHEVQRFLDIVPFSLPRYALQDISFRGYTIPKDTVIILLLHSVLKEEKQWATPWSFNPEHFLDQNGNFKKNPAFLPFAAGKRACVGESLARMELFIFLTSLLRHFSFSCTGGPDSIDLVPEYSSFTNVPRRYEIIATPR from the exons ATGGAGTTTTCTGGAACAGTGATCCTGGCAGGGCTGATCTTAGCTCTGCTCTGGCTGTTTGGTgtaaagagcagcaggaagtaTCGTTTGCCTCCAGGACCCACTGCGCTTTCCTTCATAGGAAATCTGGATAAAAATGCCCCTTTTAAGAGCTTTCTCAAG TTGAGTGAAACCTATGGGCCTGTGATGACACTGCACCTCGGCTGGCAGCGGACGGTTGTTCTGGTAGGATATGATGCGGTGAAGGAGGCTCTGGTGGACCAGGCAGACGACTTCACAGGCAGAGGGCCAGTGCCGTTTTTGATGAAAGCTACCAAAGGCTACG GTGTGACCATCAGTAATGGGGAGCGCTGGCGCCAGCTACGACGTTTCACCCTGACAACCCTGAGAGACTTTGGGATGGGACGAAAGGGGATGGACGAGTGGATCCAGGAAGAGAGCAAACATCTAACAGCCCGCATAGAAACATTCAAag CCAAGCCATTTGACCCCACCCTCTTGTTGAGCCGCACCGTGTCCAACGTGATCTGCTGTATTGTGTTTGGTGAACGCTTCGGCTACGAAGACAAGCAGTTCCTGCACCTCATGAACGTCATAGTAGAGATTTTACAGTTCCTCAGCAGCCCTATGGGTGTG ATCTACAACATCTTTTACTGGATCATGGATTATCTGCCTGGCCATCACCACACTGTTTTAGCCCAGATTGAAGAGGTGAAAGAGTTTATCAGGACAAAGGTCCAAGAGCACAAAGAGACACTGGACCCCAGCTCCCCGAGAGACTATATTGACTGCTTTCTCACCCGAATCAATCAG GAAAAGGACAATCCCACAACTGAGTTCTGCTATGAGAACTTGGTCTCCACAGTATTGAATCTGTTCCTGGCAGGAACAGAAaccaccagctccaccatcagTTATGCCCTCAGTGTGCTGATCAAATACCCCAACATACAGG AGAAAATGCAGCAGGAGATTGACACTGTGATTGGAGATGCCAGTTATCCCAGCATGGAGAACAGGAAGTCCCTCCCCTTCACGGATGCGGTCATCCATGAGGTGCAACGTTTTCTGGACATCGTCCCCTTCAGCCTCCCTCGCTACGCACTTCAGGACATCTCTTTCAGGGGCTATACAATCCCCAAG GACACAGTGATTATTCTCTTGTTGCACtctgtgctgaaagaggaaaagcaatGGGCAACTCCCTGGTCCTTCAACCCTGAGCACTTCTTGGACCAGAATGGCAACTTTAAGAAAAACCCTGCTTTCCTGCCATTTGCTGCGG GGAAGAGAGCCTGTGTTGGGGAGTCTCTGGCTCGTATGGAGCTTTTTATCTTCCTCACGTCGCTGCTGCGGCATTTCAGCTTTTCCTGCACCGGAGGCCCCGACAGTATAGACCTCGTCCCAGAGTACAGCAGCTTCACCAATGTGCCTCGCAGGTACGAGATCATCGCCACGCCACGGTGA